In one Mustela lutreola isolate mMusLut2 chromosome 8, mMusLut2.pri, whole genome shotgun sequence genomic region, the following are encoded:
- the LOC131837939 gene encoding olfactory receptor 8S1-like: MVLGNHSTIMEFTLLGLSADPHIQVMLFVLFLDIYLLTTMGNLMMMGVIMTDYYLHTPMYFFLSHLSFMDLCLTSVTVPKMLENLLSQKKSVSVEGCLTQAFFVFFIAGTEVVVLSAMAYYRYIAICYPLLYGQLMSKQLCEGLVWVSWVLGFLDALINTLMAWNLDFCEAVLPHFSCEVPSLFSLSCSDISTNFTVLVCSAIIHASGTLLLIVFSYVHIASTILSISSTSGRSKAFSTCSSHLAAVSFFYGSAFLRYFMPTLSSPLELIFSIQYSVITPLVNPLVYSLKNKEIKVALKRMLQKGLQQLRKQRIGRG, translated from the coding sequence ATGGTCTTAGGAAACCACAGCACCATCATGGAATTTACCCTCCTTGGACTGTCTGCTGACCCCCACATTCAGGTTATGCTCTTTGTGCTTTTCTTAGATATTTACCTCCTGACCACCATGGGGAACCTGATGATGATGGGGGTGATTATGACTGACTACTAtctccacacccccatgtacttttTCTTGAGTCACCTCTCCTTCATGGATCTTTGTTTAACTTCAGTCACTGTGCCCAAGATGCTGGAGAATCTCCTGTCTCAGAAGAAATCAGTATCAGTAGAAGGCTGCCTCACTCAGgcattttttgtgtttttcattgcAGGAACTGAAGTTGTTGTGCTCTCTGCCATGGCCTATTACCGCTACATTGCCATCTGCTACCCTCTGCTTTATGGACAGCTGATGAGTAAACAGTTGTGTGAGGGTCTAGTATGGGTCTCATGGGTACTGGGCTTTCTGGATGCTCTCATTAACACCCTCATGGCTTGGAATTTGGACTTCTGTGAGGCTGTCCTGCCTCACTTCAGCTGTGAAGTGCCATCTCTATTCTCTCTATCTTGCTCTGACATCTCCACCAACTTTACAGTCCTTGTGTGCTCTGCCATCATTCATGCCTCTGGAACCTTACTCCTGATCGTCTTCTCCTATGTTCACATTGCCTCCACCATCCTGAGCATAAGCTCCACCTCAGGCAGAAGTAaggccttctccacctgctcctcccaccttGCTGCTGTGAGCTTCTTCTATGGATCTGCTTTTCTTCGCTATTTCATGCCAACCTTAAGTTCCCCACTGGAGTTAATTTTTTCCATACAGTATAGTGTGATCACTCCTCTCGTGAATCCCCTTGTCTACAGCTTgaagaacaaggaaataaaagtagCTCTGAAAAGAATGTTGCAAAAAGGTTTACAACAGCTCAGAAAACAGAGAATAGGTAGAGGATGA
- the LOC131839767 gene encoding olfactory receptor 8S1-like, translating into MALRNHSTITEFILLGLSVDSHIQVLLFVLFLGIYLLTIMGNLLMLLVIRADSQLHTPMYFFLSHLSFVDFCFSTAIVPRLLENLLSQRKTISVEACLAQAFFLFDFGGTEVCLLSAMAYDRYAAICHPLLYGQVMNNQLYMQLVWGSWSLGFLDALINIPLIINLDFCEAKTIHHYSCELPSLFPLSCSDVSINLTVLVCSTLLHGFGTFFLIFISYVHIVSTILSISSTAGRSKAFSTCSSHLTAVSFFYGSAFLRHLMPTSGSRLELIFSIQYGVVTPLVNPFIYSLKNKEVKNALRRTLGKFLQSAGSKL; encoded by the coding sequence ATGGCTTTGAGGAACCATAGCACCATCACAGAGTTCATCCTCCTTGGCCTGTCTGTTGACTCCCACATCCAGGTTCTGCTCTTTGTGCTTTTCCTTGGGATTTACCTCTTGACTATAATGGGAAATCTATTGATGTTGTTGGTCATCAGGGCAGATTCTCAACTCCACACACCTATGTACTTCTTCCTGAGTCACCTCTCTTTTGTGGACTTTTGTTTCTCTACTGCCATAGTGCCTAGGCTGCTGGAAAACCTCCTGTCTCAGAGGAAAACCATCTCAGTAGAGGCTTGCCTGGCTCAAGCCTTCTTTCTGTTTGACTTTGGAGGAACAGAAGTCTGCCTACTGTCAGCAATGGCCTATGACCGTTATGCTGCTATCTGTCACCCACTCCTCTATGGCCAGGTTATGAATAATCAGCTGTATATGCAGCTTGTGTGGGGCTCATGGAGCCTGGGGTTTCTAGATGCACTCATTAATATCCCTCTGATAATAAACTTGGATTTCTGTGAGGCCAAAACCATCCATCACTACAGCTGTGAGctgccctccctcttccctttgtcCTGCTCTGATGTCTCTATCAACCTCACTGTCCTGGTCTGTTCCACACTCCTGCATGGCTTCGGTACATTCTTCCTGATCTTCATCTCCTATGTGCACATTGTCTCCACCATCCTGAGCATCAGCTCCACCGCAGGCAGAAGCAAGGCCTTCTCCACTTGTTCCTCCCACCTCACTGCAGTGAGTTTCTTCTATGGCTCAGCTTTCCTCCGTCATCTAATGCCAACCTCAGGCTCACGTCTGGAGCTGATCTTCTCCATACAGTATGGTGTGGTCACTCCCCTAGTGAATCCTTTCATCTACAGCCTGAAAAACAAGGAAGTTAAAAATGCACTGAGAAgaaccttgggcaagtttttgCAAAGTGCAGGTAGCAAACTGTGA